The genomic DNA GGGGCATTGCGGTCTCCTTAAAGCGCACCAGGTGCGTTGACTGAAATTTCAGGGGGAGGCGCCGGGGGGAAAAAGGCCCTTCGCTCTTTGCGGGAGGAAGGGAGCCCGGCCGGTGTATTTCTAAGCTTACTGCGCCTGCTCCCAGGCAGGGGCGCGATCAGCGCACTCCAGCCCTGAGCGGGGCGTATGATTTGGAAGTATTGCAGTGCATTGACACTTTGTCAAGTGACATCTTGTTAAGTGGATGTTACACTGCTTCTTATGTGCCCGCCTGTACCCTCACGCCGACCCGACCGCGCCCGCAGGCTGCCCCGGCGCCTGAGCGCCGAAGACCGCCGCGCACAGATTCTGGAGACGGCCGCCGAACTGTTTATTCAGCGTGGCTTCGAGAGCGTGGGCATGGCAGACCTGGCCGAGGAGCTGCGGATTTCGCGGCCCACCATCTACACCTATTTTGCCTCCACCGAGGAAATGCTGGACGCCCTGCTGGAAGCGCGGCTGGAGGGCCTGCCGGGGCGGCTACACCCCTACCTGCACAGCGCCGAGGACACCGCCACCGCTTTCGACCACCTTTTCATGGTGCTGCTGGAAGAACGCGACCTGCTGATGCTGCTGAATTCCGGTGGGGGGCCGCTCTTCCGGCAAAAACGCCGGGCTTTTTTTCAGGCGCTGGAAAGCCGCCTGCAGCTGGCCGAACTGCC from Deinococcus sp. Marseille-Q6407 includes the following:
- a CDS encoding TetR/AcrR family transcriptional regulator; the protein is MCPPVPSRRPDRARRLPRRLSAEDRRAQILETAAELFIQRGFESVGMADLAEELRISRPTIYTYFASTEEMLDALLEARLEGLPGRLHPYLHSAEDTATAFDHLFMVLLEERDLLMLLNSGGGPLFRQKRRAFFQALESRLQLAELPRAQRSGPAAQRLVFLLLHLLSSSAYAQLTEEPFDAGALAATLDTFVTGGIRALAEEAGGGN